One part of the Candidatus Hydrogenedentota bacterium genome encodes these proteins:
- a CDS encoding outer membrane lipoprotein-sorting protein, with amino-acid sequence MKLLRISALMVLAISLVAPMAAYGQDATSVDEIVNKTNTVAYYQGKDGRAQVKMTIEDQQGNKREREFVILRRNADDKNEEQQFYVYFKNPADVREMVFMVWKHVGKDDDRWMYIPALDVVRQIASSDKRTSFVGSTFFYEDVSGRSLLEDDHELVETTDNYYVLKNTPKNPGSVEFDSYTMHIHKTSFIPVKVEYEKGGKVYRTMESLKVENIDGFQTVTQSKIKDTNLGTETTLDYQKVEYNRDIPENIFSERFMRRAPRQYLD; translated from the coding sequence ATGAAACTTTTACGAATCAGCGCCTTAATGGTATTGGCAATAAGCCTGGTCGCCCCTATGGCCGCCTACGGGCAAGATGCCACTTCAGTCGATGAGATCGTCAATAAAACCAATACTGTCGCCTACTACCAAGGTAAAGACGGGCGCGCCCAAGTTAAAATGACCATTGAGGATCAACAGGGCAACAAACGAGAACGGGAGTTCGTTATTTTAAGACGGAACGCCGATGACAAAAACGAAGAGCAGCAATTCTACGTCTATTTCAAAAATCCCGCAGATGTGCGTGAAATGGTTTTCATGGTATGGAAACACGTGGGCAAAGATGATGACCGCTGGATGTATATACCGGCATTGGACGTGGTCCGTCAGATCGCTTCCAGCGATAAACGGACCAGCTTTGTCGGTTCCACCTTCTTTTACGAAGACGTGTCCGGGCGCAGTCTGTTGGAAGACGACCACGAACTCGTAGAGACTACCGACAATTATTACGTACTTAAGAATACCCCCAAAAATCCCGGTTCCGTTGAGTTTGATTCTTATACCATGCACATCCACAAAACTTCGTTCATCCCCGTCAAAGTGGAATACGAAAAAGGCGGCAAGGTCTACAGAACCATGGAATCCCTGAAAGTGGAGAACATCGACGGTTTCCAGACCGTAACCCAGTCAAAAATAAAAGACACGAATCTGGGCACGGAAACGACCTTGGATTATCAAAAAGTAGAATATAATCGCGATATTCCTGAAAATATCTTTAGCGAACGCTTTATGCGCAGAGCGCCCCGTCAATATCTGGATTAA